Proteins encoded by one window of Hafnia alvei:
- a CDS encoding TonB-dependent hemoglobin/transferrin/lactoferrin family receptor has protein sequence MSCSTRARLARSTFSPSRLSIAVACALPLFAHAEALVDTTSGSTSQEIAYTGNTPAGGKDSKQQNTMTVTATGNERDSFEAPMMVSVLENNDPETLTASSAPDMLRHIPGVTISGGSRANGQDISMRGYDRRGVLVLVDGVRQGTDTGHLNGTFLDPALIKRVEVVRGPGAMLYGSGALGGVISYETVDAADLLMPGKNTGYRVFGTAGTQDHSLGMGASAYGKTDDLDGIISFSTRDRGNLRMSNGFDSPNDETISNVLTKGTWTIDENQSLSGDLRYYNNAAREPKNPQTEDAGTGNVMTDRSTIQRDAQASYSLKPVGQDWLDAKLTGYTSEVKINASPTGSSYEKRKQTTNGAKLENRSRLFADSFASHLLTYGTEAYKQKQTPGGATTGFPQADIKFASGWLQDEITLRDLPVDIVAGTRYDNYKGSSDGYDDVNADKWSSRAAMTINPTDWLMVFGSYAQAFRAPTMGEMYNDSLHFQMGPGMANYWKPNPNLKPETNETQEVGFGLRFDDVLMANDSLKFKSSYFGTKAKDYIKTQVTMDMGFVNGRFGCIDCSTTSTNIDRAKIWGWDAALEYQTDWFGWNLAYNRTRGKDQKTGEWLDNINPDTVTSQLNVPISNTGFSVGWVGTFADRNNQVNAGTAPQAGYGVNDFYVSYKGKDSFNGMTTSVVLGNAFDKEYYTSQGVIQDGINGKVLVSYQW, from the coding sequence ATGTCTTGTTCCACCCGCGCCAGGCTGGCTCGTTCAACCTTTAGCCCTTCTCGCTTAAGCATTGCCGTTGCTTGCGCCCTACCGCTCTTTGCGCATGCTGAAGCCTTGGTTGATACAACTTCAGGATCAACATCGCAAGAAATTGCCTACACGGGAAATACTCCAGCCGGTGGCAAAGACAGCAAACAGCAAAACACGATGACCGTCACCGCCACGGGTAACGAACGCGACAGCTTCGAAGCGCCGATGATGGTATCCGTTCTCGAAAACAACGATCCAGAAACCCTGACCGCCAGCTCAGCACCCGATATGCTGCGCCATATTCCAGGCGTAACCATTTCCGGTGGCAGCCGTGCAAACGGACAAGACATCAGCATGCGTGGCTACGATCGCCGTGGCGTTTTGGTTCTGGTTGATGGCGTTCGTCAAGGCACTGACACCGGTCACCTCAACGGCACGTTCCTCGATCCCGCATTGATCAAACGCGTTGAAGTGGTACGTGGCCCCGGAGCAATGCTGTACGGCAGCGGCGCATTAGGCGGTGTGATCTCTTATGAAACCGTTGATGCCGCAGACCTGCTAATGCCGGGCAAAAACACCGGTTATCGCGTGTTTGGCACCGCAGGCACACAGGATCACAGCCTAGGTATGGGCGCGAGCGCCTACGGCAAAACCGATGACTTAGACGGCATCATCTCATTTAGCACCCGCGATCGCGGCAATCTGCGCATGAGCAACGGTTTTGACTCTCCTAACGATGAAACCATCAGTAACGTGCTGACCAAAGGCACGTGGACCATTGATGAAAATCAGTCATTGTCTGGCGATCTGCGTTACTACAACAACGCCGCACGCGAGCCTAAAAACCCACAGACTGAAGACGCAGGCACCGGTAACGTGATGACCGACCGCTCGACCATTCAGCGTGATGCGCAGGCGAGCTACAGCTTAAAACCGGTTGGACAGGATTGGCTTGATGCCAAGCTGACCGGCTATACCTCCGAAGTCAAAATCAACGCCAGCCCAACCGGCTCGTCTTATGAAAAACGTAAGCAAACTACCAACGGTGCTAAATTAGAAAACCGCAGCCGTTTATTTGCTGACAGCTTTGCGTCTCACCTGCTGACTTACGGCACTGAAGCTTACAAGCAGAAACAAACCCCAGGCGGCGCGACCACCGGCTTCCCACAGGCTGACATCAAATTTGCGTCTGGCTGGTTACAGGATGAAATCACCCTGCGCGATCTGCCTGTCGATATCGTTGCCGGTACCCGTTACGACAACTACAAAGGCAGCAGCGACGGCTACGACGACGTCAACGCTGACAAATGGTCATCCCGTGCGGCCATGACCATTAACCCGACTGATTGGCTGATGGTGTTTGGTAGCTATGCGCAGGCGTTCCGCGCCCCCACCATGGGCGAGATGTATAACGACTCCCTGCACTTCCAGATGGGCCCAGGTATGGCGAACTACTGGAAGCCAAACCCAAATCTGAAACCAGAAACCAATGAAACCCAAGAGGTTGGTTTCGGTCTGCGCTTTGATGATGTGTTGATGGCGAATGACTCCCTGAAATTCAAATCCAGCTACTTCGGCACCAAAGCCAAAGACTACATCAAAACACAAGTCACCATGGATATGGGCTTCGTCAACGGTCGTTTTGGCTGTATCGACTGTAGCACCACGTCAACCAACATCGACCGCGCCAAAATCTGGGGTTGGGATGCCGCCTTGGAATACCAAACCGATTGGTTCGGTTGGAATCTGGCCTACAACCGTACTCGCGGTAAAGATCAGAAAACCGGCGAATGGCTCGACAACATCAACCCAGACACCGTCACCAGCCAGCTGAATGTACCTATCAGCAATACTGGTTTCTCAGTGGGCTGGGTCGGCACCTTCGCCGATCGTAACAATCAGGTCAACGCCGGTACTGCACCACAGGCTGGCTATGGCGTGAATGATTTCTACGTCAGCTACAAAGGTAAAGATTCGTTCAACGGTATGACCACCAGCGTCGTGCTGGGCAACGCCTTCGACAAAGAATATTACACATCACAAGGCGTTATTCAGGACGGTATCAACGGCAAGGTACTGGTTAGCTATCAGTGGTAA
- the hemP gene encoding hemin uptake protein HemP, which produces MEKPNIDPQSVDLLSLSTHQSPTFFTSAAAVIDSHTLLGDDGKVIIQHQGEQYQLRQTKSGKLILTK; this is translated from the coding sequence ATGGAAAAGCCGAATATTGATCCTCAATCTGTTGACCTGTTGAGTTTATCGACCCACCAAAGCCCCACGTTCTTTACCTCGGCTGCGGCAGTGATCGATAGCCACACACTCCTAGGTGATGATGGAAAAGTCATTATTCAGCATCAAGGAGAACAGTACCAACTGCGCCAAACAAAATCAGGCAAGCTGATCCTGACCAAATAA